The Glandiceps talaboti chromosome 19, keGlaTala1.1, whole genome shotgun sequence genome contains a region encoding:
- the LOC144449971 gene encoding uncharacterized protein LOC144449971: MYADDSEVYVVCRKPDCVRTSLEECIDDVRGWMKSNLLILNDDKTDVVHFSSSLKLDTTELSSLRIGDIDIIPSNSVRNLGMILNRNGAMSDHINQVCRKAHYSLYRIGKIRKLLDRDTTETLIHAFVTTQLDYCNSLLYGINKDQLHRLQSLQNAAARLVSRSRKFDHITPVLVDLHWLPVEARIKFKVMLITFKVIRGFAPVYLTELIEQYVPSRDLRCADKLRLIPPRGTFSKTYGQRAFSVCAPSLWNKLPVEIRTARNVESFKRGLKTYLFNMYYQ, translated from the coding sequence ATGTATGCCGACGACTCCGAAGTCTATGTTGTCTGTAGGAAACCAGATTGTGTACGTACCTCTCTCGAGGAATGTATCGATGATGTACGTGGCTGGATGAAGTCAAATCTACTCATTCTGAACGATGACAAAACGGATGTTGTCCATTTCTCGTCAAGCTTGAAACTTGATACAACAGAACTGTCTAGCCTAAGGATCGGTGACATTGATATCATCCCTTCGAACTCGGTCCGTAATCTTGGCATGATTTTAAACAGGAATGGTGCTATGTCCGATCACATAAACCAAGTTTGTAGAAAAGCCCACTACTCATTATACAGAATTGGCAAGATCCGTAAACTTCTCGATCGGGACACTACCGAGACATTGATCCACGCATTTGTAACAACTCAGTTAGATTATTGTAATAGTCTCTTGTATGGAATTAACAAAGATCAGCTTCACCGTTTGCAATCTCTTCAAAACGCTGCAGCACGTTTAGTTAGTCGTTCCCGTAAATTTGACCATATTACACCTGTATTAGTTGATTTACATTGGCTGCCAGTAGAAGCACGTATTAAGTTCAAGGTTatgttaattacttttaaagtaaTTAGAGGCTTTGCACCAGTGTATTTGACAGAGCTGATAGAGCAGTATGTTCCTTCTAGAGATCTCCGCTGTGCAGACAAGTTACGTCTGATTCCACCCCGCGGTACATTCAGTAAGACATACGGCCAGAGAGCCTTTTCAGTTTGCGCGCCATCACTGTGGAATAAGTTACCTGTAGAGATTCGTACTGCAAGGAATGTTGAGTCTTTTAAACGCGGTTTGAAAACctatctttttaatatgtattatcagTGA